In Dehalococcoidia bacterium, the genomic window GGCCCTAGTCCCCAAGCTCATGACCGAGAAAGAGGCCATCGAGAAGTTCGTCCAGGACGGCGATTACCTGGTCTATGAGTGCAACTACCTGCAGCGGGGCCCGGCGGCCCTCATCAGGGAGATCATCCGGCAACGCAAGAAGAACCTGTGGTTGGGAGCCAAGTTCACCTGGGTGGCCGCTGCCCTACTGGTGGAGGCCGGCTGCGTCTCCAAGATGGACGTGGGGTTCTTCCTATTCGGGCCCGTGGTGGAAAAGGCAGCCAAGGAGGGGCGCATCAAGATATACGAGTACTCCAACGTGGTCATGACCAACCGCATTAAGGCCGGGGCCATGGGCATACCCTTCATACCCGTGCGCTCCTTCGGCGGCACCGACGGCTTCAAGTATTCGGGGGCCAAGATCATCAGAGACCCTTACACCGGGCAGCCCACTGTCATCGTACCCGCCCTCAACCCCGACGTGGCCATCATCCACGTGCACCAGGCCGACGTCTATGGCAATGCCCGCATCTTCGGCACCGGCATCTCCGATGCCGAGGCCGCCCTGGCATCCCGCAAGGTCATCATCTCCGCCGAGGAGATCGTGGACACGGAGGAGATACGCCGTAACCCCGGCCTCACCGTCATCCCCTACTACTGTGTGGACGCCGTGGTCCACCTCCCCTTCGGCGCCTACCCTGGGGAGATGGCTGGCCGCTACGCCTCAGACGTGGAGCACGTGGTGGAGGTGGTGGGGCGCACCATGCGGGGGGGCCTCCAGGAATACCTGGAGAAGTGGGTCTACGGTGTGGAGAGCCACCAGGAGATGCTCGACAAGCTGGTGGGGTGGCGCAAGCTCCAGCAACTCCTGCAGAGGGCCACCATAAAGGAGGGATACCTGCCATGATCCAGATGCATCCTGCCAAGGGGGAAAAGGCCGCCTACTTCAACGAGCGGGAGCACCAGATCTGCGTCATGGCCCGCCTCATCGAGGACGGCAAGACCTATTGGGTGGCAGGTGGTGGCACTCCCATGGCCTCCATCCTTCTGGCCAAGAAGCTCTACGCCCCCAACGCCGTATACGTGACGGAGGACGGGGTGCTGGCCCCCGAGCCCGCCCTGCCCCTGGACCCCATCATGACCATGGTCAGCTCCCGCGCTAGCTACCGCGCCCTGCAGTGGGGCACCATGAACAGCGTAGGCTTCCACGCCCAGGTGGGGCTCATGGACTACGGCATTCTCAACACCCTCCAGGTGGACCCCTATGGTAACATCAACTCCACCCTCCTGGGATCCTATGAGGCGGGGGAGTA contains:
- a CDS encoding CoA-transferase; this encodes MVRQLEILAEGQGEYHPVDPDGFRQWVRDHKKRALVPKLMTEKEAIEKFVQDGDYLVYECNYLQRGPAALIREIIRQRKKNLWLGAKFTWVAAALLVEAGCVSKMDVGFFLFGPVVEKAAKEGRIKIYEYSNVVMTNRIKAGAMGIPFIPVRSFGGTDGFKYSGAKIIRDPYTGQPTVIVPALNPDVAIIHVHQADVYGNARIFGTGISDAEAALASRKVIISAEEIVDTEEIRRNPGLTVIPYYCVDAVVHLPFGAYPGEMAGRYASDVEHVVEVVGRTMRGGLQEYLEKWVYGVESHQEMLDKLVGWRKLQQLLQRATIKEGYLP